Proteins co-encoded in one Streptococcus pyogenes genomic window:
- a CDS encoding YoaK family protein, translating into MSKKKRKHYQVYEGLRCAMTLCFISGYVNAFTYMTQGKRFAGVQTGNLLSFAIRLSEQQLKEALQFLLPMIVFMLGQSFTYFMHRWATKKGLHWYLLSSVILTGIAFGTALFTPFLPSNVTVAALAFFASIQVDTFKTLRGASYANVMMTGNIKNAAYLLTKGLYEKNHELTHIGRNTLIVILAFAVGVVCSTLLCIAYGEYALMPILMPLLYVNYLLAQEFYHIQTKIKPIKRT; encoded by the coding sequence ATGTCAAAAAAGAAACGAAAACACTATCAGGTTTATGAGGGATTACGCTGTGCTATGACGCTTTGTTTTATCAGTGGCTATGTCAATGCCTTTACCTATATGACCCAAGGAAAACGTTTTGCAGGTGTTCAGACAGGCAACCTTTTGTCATTTGCCATTCGCTTGTCAGAACAGCAACTGAAGGAGGCACTGCAATTTTTACTTCCCATGATCGTTTTTATGCTTGGGCAGTCCTTTACTTATTTCATGCACCGCTGGGCCACTAAAAAAGGGCTCCACTGGTACTTATTATCAAGTGTTATCTTAACAGGGATTGCTTTTGGAACGGCCCTATTCACGCCTTTTCTTCCTTCCAATGTTACGGTAGCAGCTTTAGCCTTTTTTGCCTCTATTCAGGTTGATACGTTTAAAACCTTACGAGGAGCTAGCTATGCTAATGTGATGATGACAGGAAATATCAAAAATGCCGCCTATTTACTAACCAAAGGCTTGTACGAAAAAAATCACGAACTAACACATATCGGACGCAACACCTTAATAGTCATCTTGGCTTTTGCTGTTGGGGTGGTTTGTTCGACGTTGCTTTGCATAGCTTATGGCGAGTATGCTTTGATGCCTATTTTAATGCCTTTACTCTATGTCAATTACCTGTTGGCTCAGGAATTTTATCACATTCAAACCAAAATCAAACCGATTAAAAGAACTTAA
- the metG gene encoding methionine--tRNA ligase: MKKPFYITTPIYYPSGKLHIGSAYTTIACDVLARYKRLMGHEVFYLTGLDEHGQKIQTKAKEAGITPQTYVDNMAKDVKALWQLLDISYDTFIRTTDDYHEEVVAAVFEKLLAQDDIYLGEYSGWYSVSDEEFFTESQLKEVFRDEDGQVIGGIAPSGHEVEWVSEESYFLRLSKYDDRLVAFFKERPDFIQPDGRMNEMVKNFIEPGLEDLAVSRTTFTWGVPVPSDPKHVVYVWIDALLNYATALGYRQANHANFDKFWNGTVFHMVGKDILRFHSIYWPILLMMLDLPMPDRLIAHGWFVMKDGKMSKSKGNVVYPEMLVERFGLDPLRYYLMRSLPVGSDGTFTPEDYVGRINYELANDLGNLLNRTVAMINKYFDGTVPAYVDNGTAFDADLSQLIDAQLADYHKHMEAVDYPRALEAVWTIIARTNKYIDETAPWVLAKEDGDKAQLASVMAHLAASLRLVAHVIQPFMMETSAAIMAQLGLEPVSDLSTLALADFPANTKVVAKGTPIFPRLDMEAEIDYIKAQMGDSSAISQEKEWVPEEVALKSEKDVITFETFDAVEIRVAEVKEVSKVEGSEKLLRFRVDAGDGQDRQILSGIAKFYPNEQELVGKKLQIVANLKPRKMMKKYISQGMILSAEHGDQLTVLTVDSSVPNGSIIG; this comes from the coding sequence ATGAAAAAACCATTTTACATTACGACACCCATTTATTACCCATCTGGGAAATTACACATTGGTTCTGCCTATACAACTATTGCTTGTGATGTCTTGGCACGCTACAAGCGCCTGATGGGCCATGAGGTCTTTTACCTCACAGGACTAGATGAACACGGACAAAAGATTCAAACCAAGGCAAAAGAAGCTGGTATTACACCTCAAACCTACGTTGATAACATGGCAAAGGATGTCAAAGCCCTTTGGCAATTGCTAGATATTTCCTATGACACATTTATCCGGACAACGGACGATTACCACGAAGAGGTCGTTGCTGCTGTCTTTGAAAAATTGCTGGCGCAAGATGACATTTACCTTGGCGAATACTCTGGTTGGTATTCTGTCTCTGATGAGGAATTTTTCACTGAAAGCCAATTAAAAGAAGTCTTTAGAGATGAAGACGGTCAGGTTATTGGAGGGATTGCCCCATCAGGTCATGAGGTCGAGTGGGTCTCTGAAGAATCCTACTTCCTACGCCTTAGCAAATACGATGATCGTCTTGTGGCCTTCTTTAAAGAGCGACCTGACTTTATCCAACCAGATGGTCGTATGAATGAAATGGTGAAAAACTTTATCGAGCCAGGCCTAGAAGATTTGGCTGTTAGCCGTACTACCTTTACATGGGGTGTACCTGTTCCATCAGACCCAAAACACGTGGTTTATGTCTGGATCGATGCCCTCTTAAACTACGCGACAGCTCTTGGTTATCGTCAAGCTAATCACGCTAACTTTGATAAGTTTTGGAATGGAACGGTTTTCCACATGGTTGGAAAAGATATCTTGCGTTTTCATAGCATCTACTGGCCAATTTTACTCATGATGCTTGATTTACCAATGCCAGACCGCTTAATTGCCCATGGTTGGTTTGTCATGAAAGACGGTAAAATGTCTAAATCAAAAGGCAATGTGGTCTATCCAGAAATGTTAGTTGAGCGCTTTGGACTTGATCCTCTTCGTTATTACCTCATGCGTTCTTTGCCAGTTGGTTCAGACGGGACCTTTACCCCTGAAGATTATGTGGGTCGTATCAACTATGAGTTAGCCAACGACCTTGGCAATTTATTGAACCGTACCGTTGCCATGATCAACAAGTATTTTGACGGCACGGTGCCAGCTTATGTTGACAATGGAACTGCCTTTGATGCTGACTTAAGTCAACTGATTGATGCTCAGCTAGCAGACTACCATAAGCACATGGAAGCGGTGGACTACCCACGCGCCTTGGAGGCTGTTTGGACCATCATCGCTCGTACCAACAAATACATCGATGAAACCGCTCCTTGGGTGCTCGCTAAAGAAGATGGTGACAAAGCTCAACTAGCCAGTGTCATGGCACACTTAGCAGCCAGCTTGCGTCTGGTCGCTCATGTGATCCAACCCTTTATGATGGAAACATCAGCTGCTATCATGGCCCAGCTTGGTTTGGAACCTGTTTCTGATTTGTCAACACTTGCTCTAGCAGATTTTCCTGCCAATACAAAGGTTGTTGCCAAAGGGACACCGATTTTCCCACGTCTTGACATGGAAGCTGAGATTGACTACATCAAAGCCCAAATGGGTGACAGCTCAGCTATTTCCCAAGAAAAAGAATGGGTCCCTGAAGAGGTTGCGCTCAAATCTGAAAAAGACGTCATCACATTTGAAACCTTTGATGCTGTGGAAATCCGTGTGGCAGAAGTCAAGGAAGTGTCAAAAGTGGAAGGTTCAGAAAAATTGCTGCGCTTTAGAGTAGATGCAGGAGACGGGCAAGACCGTCAAATCTTGTCAGGTATTGCCAAATTTTACCCCAACGAACAAGAATTAGTGGGTAAAAAACTACAAATTGTTGCTAACCTGAAACCGCGTAAAATGATGAAAAAATACATCAGTCAAGGGATGATTCTATCAGCAGAGCATGGAGATCAGCTAACGGTCTTAACCGTTGATTCCTCTGTTCCAAATGGAAGTATCATTGGCTGA
- the nrdF gene encoding class 1b ribonucleoside-diphosphate reductase subunit beta: MTQHYYERSQSPIEYALSETQKQLRSINWNYLNDDKDLEVWNRVTQNFWLPEKVPVSNDLNSWRSLGEDWQQLITRTYTGLTLLDTVQATVGDVAQIQHSQTDHEQVIYTNFAFMVGIHARSYGTIFSTLCSSEQIEEAHEWVVSTQSLQDRARVLIPYYTGDDPLKSKVAAAMMPGFLLYGGFYLPFYLSARGKMPNTSDIIRLILRDKVIHNYYSGYKYQQKVARLSPEKQAEMKAFVFDLLYELIDLEKAYLRELYAGFDLAEDAIRFSLYNAGKFLQNLGYESPFTDEETRVSPEVFAQLSARADENHDFFSGNGSSYVMGITEETTDDDWEF, translated from the coding sequence ATGACCCAACATTATTATGAACGTTCGCAATCCCCAATTGAATACGCCCTATCTGAAACACAAAAACAGTTGCGCTCCATCAATTGGAATTACCTTAATGATGACAAAGATTTAGAAGTGTGGAACCGTGTCACTCAAAATTTTTGGTTGCCTGAAAAGGTTCCTGTTTCTAATGATTTAAATTCTTGGCGCTCCTTGGGTGAGGATTGGCAACAGCTCATCACAAGGACCTACACTGGGTTGACCTTACTAGATACAGTACAAGCAACGGTTGGTGATGTGGCACAAATTCAGCATTCACAAACCGACCACGAACAAGTCATCTATACGAACTTTGCCTTTATGGTGGGGATTCATGCCCGCTCTTACGGGACGATTTTTTCGACCCTTTGCAGCAGCGAGCAAATCGAAGAAGCACATGAATGGGTGGTCTCAACACAGAGCTTGCAAGACCGTGCCCGTGTCTTGATTCCTTACTATACGGGTGATGACCCTTTGAAATCAAAAGTAGCAGCAGCTATGATGCCAGGATTTTTGCTGTATGGCGGCTTTTACCTTCCTTTTTACCTATCAGCACGTGGTAAAATGCCAAACACATCTGATATCATCCGCCTGATTTTACGCGACAAAGTTATTCACAACTATTACAGCGGTTACAAATACCAACAAAAAGTAGCACGTCTTAGCCCAGAAAAACAGGCTGAAATGAAGGCCTTTGTCTTTGACTTGCTCTATGAACTCATCGACCTTGAAAAAGCTTACTTGAGAGAACTGTATGCAGGCTTTGATTTGGCAGAAGATGCTATCCGTTTTAGCCTTTATAACGCTGGAAAATTCCTTCAAAATTTAGGCTATGAGTCGCCCTTCACAGATGAAGAAACGCGCGTTTCACCAGAAGTATTTGCTCAGCTATCAGCGCGTGCAGACGAAAACCATGACTTTTTCTCAGGCAATGGCTCATCTTATGTGATGGGGATCACCGAAGAAACCACAGATGACGATTGGGAGTTTTAA
- the nrdI gene encoding class Ib ribonucleoside-diphosphate reductase assembly flavoprotein NrdI: MAELIIVYFSSKSNNTHRFVQKLGLPAQRIPVDNRPLEVSTHYLLIVPTYAAGGSDAKGAVSKQVIRFLNNPNNRKHCKGVISSGNTNFGDTFALAGPIISQKLQVPLLHQFELLGTATDVKKVQAIFARLKHHTHDKQKQTNNLITERTHPCHKPMRHTSH; this comes from the coding sequence ATGGCAGAGCTGATTATTGTGTATTTTTCATCTAAGTCCAATAACACCCATCGCTTCGTCCAAAAATTAGGCCTGCCTGCTCAGCGCATACCAGTAGATAATAGGCCACTTGAAGTTTCCACCCATTACCTTTTGATTGTGCCTACCTATGCAGCTGGTGGCTCAGATGCCAAAGGAGCCGTTTCTAAACAAGTGATTCGTTTTTTGAATAATCCTAACAATCGTAAACATTGTAAGGGAGTGATTTCTTCTGGAAATACCAATTTTGGCGATACCTTTGCCTTAGCAGGCCCTATCATTTCTCAAAAATTGCAGGTCCCCTTATTACACCAATTTGAACTATTAGGCACTGCTACAGATGTCAAAAAGGTACAGGCGATTTTTGCCCGCTTAAAGCATCACACACACGACAAGCAAAAACAAACCAACAACCTGATTACAGAAAGGACACACCCATGTCACAAACCAATGCGTCATACCTCTCATTAA
- the nrdE gene encoding class 1b ribonucleoside-diphosphate reductase subunit alpha: MSQTNASYLSLNALTRFKKPDGSYHFDSDKEAVRRYLEEHVSPNQMAFNSLEDKLAYLINEGYYEQAIFDAYPNDLIKEAFHYAYQQGYRFLNLMGAMKFYQSYALKTLDGKQYLETFEDRAVMNALFLADGDQTFVFDVIDAILHRRFQPATPTFLNAGKKRRGEYISCYLLRVEDNMESISRAISTSLQLSKRGGGVALCLTNLREIGAPIKGIENQATGIVPVMKLLEDSFSYANQLGQRQGAGAVYLHAHHPEVLTFLDTKRENADEKIRIKSLALGLVIPDITFQLAKENKDMALFSPYDIKRAYGKDMSDISITEEYDKLLANPAIKKTYISARKFFQLIAELHFESGYPYLLFDDTVNKRNPHAKKGRIVMSNLCSEIAQVSTPSTFKEDLSFETIGEDICCNLGSINIAQAMADAPHFEQLITTSIRALDRVSRVSDLNCAPSVETGNAANHAVGLGAMNLHGFLATNHIYYDTKEAVDFTDLFFHAMAYYAFKASCQLAKEKGAFAGFSLSTYSDGTYFAKYLQEDAKPQTAKVATLLQDYGFTLPTVADWQALVADIKQFGLANAHLLAVAPTGSISYLSSCTPSLQPVVAPVEVRKEGSLGRIYVPAYQIDQANYAYYERGAYEVGPKAIIDVVAAAQKHVDQAISLTLFMTDQATTRDLNRSYIQAFKQNCASIYYVRVRQDVLAGSEQYDEDSLVTAPGASDETTTECQSCMI, translated from the coding sequence ATGTCACAAACCAATGCGTCATACCTCTCATTAAATGCACTGACCCGTTTTAAAAAACCAGACGGCAGCTACCATTTTGATAGCGATAAAGAAGCTGTTAGGCGCTACCTGGAAGAACATGTCTCTCCCAATCAAATGGCTTTTAACTCACTAGAAGATAAGCTAGCTTACCTCATCAATGAAGGGTATTATGAGCAGGCCATTTTTGATGCCTATCCTAATGACCTTATCAAGGAGGCCTTTCATTATGCCTATCAACAAGGCTATCGCTTTTTAAATCTCATGGGCGCTATGAAATTTTACCAGTCCTATGCCTTAAAAACCTTGGACGGTAAGCAGTATCTAGAAACATTTGAAGACCGTGCTGTGATGAATGCACTCTTTTTAGCTGATGGAGATCAAACCTTTGTCTTTGACGTGATTGATGCCATCTTGCACCGACGCTTTCAACCAGCTACCCCAACGTTTTTAAATGCCGGAAAAAAACGCCGTGGCGAATACATTTCGTGCTATCTTCTTCGTGTCGAAGACAATATGGAATCTATCTCTCGCGCCATTAGCACCAGCTTGCAACTCTCAAAAAGAGGAGGCGGAGTCGCCTTGTGCCTCACCAACCTCAGAGAAATCGGAGCACCGATAAAAGGGATTGAAAATCAGGCAACAGGCATCGTTCCTGTCATGAAACTACTAGAGGACTCTTTTTCCTATGCCAATCAACTAGGTCAGCGCCAAGGAGCAGGTGCGGTTTACCTTCATGCCCATCACCCTGAGGTTTTGACCTTTTTAGACACCAAACGTGAAAATGCCGATGAGAAAATTCGCATTAAGTCCCTAGCATTGGGACTTGTGATCCCAGATATTACCTTCCAGTTAGCCAAAGAAAACAAAGACATGGCACTCTTTTCACCCTATGATATCAAGCGTGCCTATGGCAAGGACATGTCAGACATCTCCATCACAGAGGAATACGATAAACTGCTAGCCAATCCAGCCATCAAAAAGACCTACATCAGTGCTAGAAAGTTCTTTCAGTTAATTGCAGAGCTACATTTTGAGTCAGGCTACCCTTACCTCTTGTTTGATGACACGGTCAATAAGCGCAACCCTCATGCCAAAAAAGGCAGAATCGTCATGTCTAACCTGTGTTCTGAAATCGCTCAAGTTAGCACCCCAAGCACTTTCAAAGAAGATTTGAGTTTTGAAACCATTGGAGAGGATATCTGCTGTAATTTAGGGTCTATCAATATTGCCCAGGCTATGGCAGATGCGCCACACTTTGAACAGCTCATCACAACGAGCATCAGAGCACTTGATCGTGTCTCTAGAGTGTCTGACCTGAATTGTGCGCCTTCTGTTGAGACAGGCAATGCAGCCAACCATGCAGTAGGATTAGGCGCCATGAACCTACATGGTTTTTTGGCAACCAACCACATCTACTATGATACAAAAGAAGCCGTTGACTTTACAGATCTGTTTTTCCATGCCATGGCCTATTATGCTTTTAAAGCCTCTTGCCAATTAGCCAAAGAAAAAGGCGCTTTTGCAGGATTTTCGTTATCAACCTATTCAGATGGCACTTATTTTGCCAAGTATTTGCAAGAAGATGCCAAGCCACAAACAGCCAAGGTTGCCACATTGTTGCAAGATTACGGCTTCACGTTGCCAACGGTGGCGGATTGGCAAGCCCTAGTAGCAGATATCAAGCAGTTTGGCCTAGCCAATGCGCACTTGCTAGCGGTTGCTCCGACAGGCTCCATCAGCTACTTATCATCCTGCACTCCGAGTCTACAACCAGTCGTTGCTCCTGTTGAGGTCCGAAAAGAAGGTAGCCTGGGCAGGATTTACGTCCCTGCCTATCAGATTGACCAGGCTAACTATGCTTACTATGAACGTGGTGCCTATGAGGTCGGCCCAAAAGCCATCATCGACGTTGTAGCTGCTGCCCAAAAACACGTTGACCAAGCCATCTCATTGACCCTGTTTATGACCGATCAAGCGACCACACGTGACCTGAACCGCTCCTATATCCAAGCTTTTAAGCAAAATTGTGCATCGATCTATTATGTGCGAGTGAGGCAAGACGTCCTAGCAGGCAGCGAACAGTATGACGAGGATAGTCTTGTGACAGCTCCTGGAGCTAGTGATGAGACCACCACAGAGTGTCAAAGCTGTATGATCTAA
- a CDS encoding ADP-ribosyltransferase, with product MLKKRYQLAIVLLLSCFSLIWQTEGLVELFVCEHYERAVCEGTPAYFTFSDQKGAETLIKKRWGKGLIYPRAEQEAMAAYTCQQAGPINTSLDKAKGELSQLTPELRDQVAQLDAATHRLVIPWNIVVYRYVYETFLRDIGVSHADLTSYYRNHQFDPHILCKIKLGTRYTKHSFMSTTALKNGAMTHRPVEVRICVKKGAKAAFVEPYSAVPSEVELLFPRGCQLEVVGAYVSQDQKKLHIEAYFKGSL from the coding sequence ATGCTAAAAAAGCGCTATCAACTGGCTATTGTCCTTCTTCTTAGCTGTTTTAGTCTGATCTGGCAAACTGAGGGCTTGGTCGAGCTTTTTGTCTGTGAGCACTATGAGCGGGCGGTTTGTGAGGGGACGCCTGCTTATTTTACCTTTTCGGATCAAAAGGGCGCTGAGACACTGATTAAAAAGCGATGGGGCAAGGGTCTCATCTACCCAAGGGCTGAGCAAGAGGCGATGGCTGCTTATACCTGTCAGCAGGCAGGCCCTATCAACACCAGCCTAGACAAAGCCAAAGGTGAGCTCAGCCAACTCACGCCTGAGCTAAGGGATCAGGTGGCCCAGCTCGATGCTGCGACTCACCGGCTAGTCATCCCGTGGAACATTGTAGTATACCGCTATGTATACGAGACGTTTTTGCGTGATATCGGTGTTTCACATGCTGATCTCACGTCTTACTACCGTAACCATCAGTTTGACCCTCATATCCTTTGTAAGATCAAGCTTGGTACACGCTACACCAAGCACAGTTTTATGAGCACGACAGCCTTGAAAAACGGCGCCATGACCCATCGACCGGTGGAGGTGCGCATCTGTGTCAAAAAAGGGGCCAAGGCAGCCTTTGTCGAGCCTTATTCGGCTGTGCCTTCAGAGGTTGAGCTCTTGTTTCCAAGAGGCTGTCAGCTGGAGGTCGTTGGAGCTTACGTGTCACAGGACCAAAAAAAGCTCCACATAGAAGCGTATTTCAAGGGCAGTTTGTGA
- the spej gene encoding streptococcal pyrogenic exotoxin SpeJ, whose amino-acid sequence MKRIIKTIILVIIIFHGYGSVKSDSENIKDVKLQLNYAYEIIPVDYTNCNIDYLTTHDFYIDISSYKKKNFSVDSEVESYITTKFTKNQKVNIFGLPYIFTRYDVYYIYGGVTPSVNSNSENSKIVGNLLIDGVQQKTLINPIKIDKPIFTIQEFDFKIRQYLMQTYKIYDPNSPYIKGQLEIAINGNKHESFNLYDATSSSTRSDIFKKYKDNKTINMKDFSHFDIYLWTK is encoded by the coding sequence ATGAAAAGAATAATAAAAACAATAATTTTAGTTATAATAATCTTTCATGGGTACGGAAGTGTAAAATCAGATAGTGAAAATATTAAAGACGTTAAGCTACAATTAAATTACGCATACGAAATCATACCAGTAGATTATACGAATTGTAATATTGATTACTTGACTACTCATGATTTTTATATTGATATTTCCAGTTATAAAAAGAAAAATTTTTCAGTTGATTCTGAGGTCGAGAGCTATATTACAACAAAGTTTACGAAAAATCAAAAAGTAAATATTTTTGGTCTTCCGTACATATTTACTCGTTATGATGTTTATTATATATATGGTGGGGTTACACCATCAGTAAACAGTAATTCGGAAAATAGTAAAATTGTAGGTAATTTACTAATAGATGGAGTCCAGCAAAAAACACTAATAAATCCCATAAAAATAGATAAACCTATTTTTACGATTCAAGAATTTGACTTCAAAATCAGACAATATCTTATGCAAACATACAAAATTTATGATCCTAATTCTCCATACATAAAAGGGCAATTAGAAATTGCGATCAATGGCAATAAACATGAAAGTTTTAACTTATATGATGCAACCTCATCTAGTACAAGGAGTGATATTTTTAAAAAATATAAAGACAATAAGACTATAAATATGAAAGATTTCAGCCATTTTGATATTTACCTTTGGACTAAATAA
- a CDS encoding DUF2829 domain-containing protein, whose product MTFEEILPGLKAKKKYVRTGWGGAENYVQLFDTLEVDGKVLQATPYFLIHVTGAGEGFSMWAPTPCDVLAEDWIEVND is encoded by the coding sequence ATGACATTTGAAGAGATTTTACCAGGTTTAAAAGCCAAGAAAAAATATGTACGTACAGGTTGGGGTGGCGCTGAAAATTATGTGCAGTTGTTTGATACCCTTGAAGTGGATGGGAAAGTACTACAGGCGACGCCTTATTTTCTGATTCATGTTACTGGTGCAGGTGAAGGTTTTTCCATGTGGGCACCGACACCATGTGATGTGTTAGCAGAGGATTGGATTGAGGTCAATGACTAA
- a CDS encoding 3-oxoacyl-ACP reductase yields MTKVVLVTGCASGIGYAQARYFLKQGHHVYGVDKSDKPDLSGNFHFIKLDLSSELAPLFKVVPSVDILCNTAGILDAYKPLLDVSDEEVEHLFDINFFATVKLTRHYLRRMVEKQSGVIINMCSIASFIAGGGGVAYTSSKHALAGFTRQLALDYAKDQIHIFGIAPGAVKTAMTANDFEPGGLADWVARETPIGRWTKPDEVAELTGFLASGKARSMQGEIVKIDGGWTLK; encoded by the coding sequence ATGACTAAAGTTGTTTTAGTGACGGGCTGTGCTAGTGGGATTGGTTATGCACAGGCCCGCTATTTTTTGAAACAAGGGCATCACGTATATGGTGTGGATAAGTCGGATAAACCGGACTTAAGCGGTAACTTTCACTTTATCAAATTGGATTTATCCTCTGAGTTAGCCCCACTATTTAAAGTGGTCCCCAGTGTTGATATTTTGTGTAATACTGCAGGGATTTTAGATGCCTACAAGCCACTTTTAGACGTCAGTGATGAAGAAGTGGAACACCTATTTGATATTAATTTTTTTGCGACGGTGAAGTTAACACGTCATTATCTTAGACGTATGGTGGAAAAGCAGTCAGGTGTTATCATCAATATGTGCTCAATAGCAAGTTTTATAGCGGGTGGCGGTGGTGTTGCCTATACGAGTTCTAAGCATGCCCTTGCGGGATTCACGCGCCAGCTGGCTTTGGATTACGCCAAAGATCAGATTCACATTTTTGGTATAGCACCAGGTGCTGTCAAAACCGCTATGACGGCTAACGATTTTGAGCCTGGTGGCTTAGCAGACTGGGTAGCTCGTGAGACGCCAATTGGGCGTTGGACTAAACCAGATGAAGTTGCTGAATTAACGGGATTTCTTGCTTCAGGAAAAGCGAGATCAATGCAAGGCGAGATTGTCAAAATTGACGGTGGCTGGACTTTGAAATGA